A single genomic interval of Anser cygnoides isolate HZ-2024a breed goose chromosome 7, Taihu_goose_T2T_genome, whole genome shotgun sequence harbors:
- the ADRB1 gene encoding beta-1 adrenergic receptor, with protein MRCPGRRRRGRVPAGRAAMGEGWLAAECGPQGNRSSGRQEAGGGAVSQQWAVGMSLLMALLVLLTVAGNVLVMAAIGRTQRLQTLTNLFVASLACADLVMGLLVVPFGATLVVRGSWLWGSFLCECWTSLDVLCVTASIETLCVIAIDRYLAVTSPFRYQSLMTRARAKGIICTVWAISALVSFLPIMMHWWRDEDPRALECYQDPGCCDFVTNRAYAIASSVVSFYIPLLVMIFVYLRVYREAKEQIRKIDRCEGRFYGGQEQPPATPLAHHQPVLGNGRASKRKTSRIMAMKEQKALKTLGIIMGVFTLCWLPFFLVNIVNAFDRDLVPDWLFVFFNWLGYANSAFNPIIYCRSPDFRKAFKRLLCCPRKADRRLHASGGQLAPLPGGFISTLGSPEHSQGGTWTDCNGGTRGGSESSLEERNSKTSRSESKV; from the coding sequence atGCGGtgcccggggcggcggcggcgggggcgcgtTCCTGCGGGGCGCGCGGCCATGGGCGAGGGGTGGCTGGCGGCGGAGTGCGGCCCGCAGGGCAACCGCTCGTCGGGGCGGCAggaggccggcggcggggccgtgtCGCAGCAGTGGGCGGTGGGCATGAGCCTGCTGATggcgctgctggtgctgctgacgGTGGCGGGCAACGTGCTGGTGATGGCGGCCATCGGGCGCACGCAGCGGCTGCAGACGCTGACCAACCTGTTCGTGGCGTCGCTGGCCTGCGCCGACCTGGTGatggggctgctggtggtgccCTTCGGGGCCACGCTGGTGGTGCGGGGCTCGTGGCTCTGGGGGTCGTTCCTCTGCGAGTGCTGGACCTCGCTGGACGTGCTGTGCGTGACGGCCAGCATCGAGACGCTGTGCGTCATCGCCATCGACCGCTACCTGGCCGTCACCTCGCCGTTCCGCTACCAGAGCCTGATGACCAGGGCGAGGGCCAAGGGCATCATCTGCACCGTCTGGGCCATCTCCGCCCTGGTCTCCTTCCTGCCCATCATGATGCACTGGTGGCGGGACGAGGACCCGCGGGCGCTGGAGTGCTACCAGGACCCGGGCTGCTGCGACTTCGTCACCAACAGGGCGTATGCCATCGCCTCGTCCGTCGTCTCCTTCTACATCCCCCTCCTCGTCATGATCTTCGTGTACCTGCGCGTGTACAGGGAGGCCAAGGAGCAGATCCGCAAGATCGACCGCTGCGAGGGACGCTTCTACGGCGGCCAGGAGCAGCCGCCGGCGACCCCGCTCGCCCACCACCAGCCCGTCCTGGGCAACGGGCGGGCGAGCAAGCGGAAGACCTCCCGCATCATGGCCATGAAGGAGCAGAAAGCCCTGAAGACTCTGGGCATCATCATGGGAGTGTTCACCCTCTGCTGGCTCCCTTTCTTCCTGGTGAACATCGTCAACGCCTTCGACAGGGACCTGGTGCCGGACTGGCTCTTCGTCTTCTTCAACTGGCTGGGCTACGCCAACTCCGCGTTCAACCCCATCATCTACTGCCGCAGCCCGGACTTTCGCAAGGCCTTCAagaggctgctctgctgcccccGCAAAGCGGACCGGCGGCTGCACGCCAGCGGCGGCCAgctggccccgctccccgggggcTTCATCAGCACCCTGGGCTCCCCCGAGCACAGCCAGGGGGGCACCTGGACCGACTGCAACGGGGGCACGCGGGGCGGCAGCGAGtccagcctggaggagagaaatAGCAAAACGTCCCGCTCGGAGTCCAAGGTATAG